From Streptomyces sp. NBC_01460, a single genomic window includes:
- a CDS encoding IclR family transcriptional regulator, with translation MPENNGVRGVKSASRTVALLELLAARGDRPARLDELAEELGVPRSSMYQLLRTLIDCGWVRTDTTGSLYGIGIRALHTGTSYLDSDPHVRAARPYLDEASDALGETIHLARLDGSNVVYLATRESHEYRRTLTRVGRRIPAHAGALGKALLAERPDDELPLPEGPLTPRTEHTHTDRATLLADLAGVRARGYSVEREETVTGIAGFGFALRYDSPAVDAISCSVPLARLGEEHEARVVAVMREIRTKIESVLSPASGAPDWR, from the coding sequence ATGCCGGAGAACAACGGGGTACGTGGGGTGAAGTCGGCGTCCCGTACCGTGGCGCTGCTCGAACTCCTCGCCGCGCGGGGCGACCGGCCGGCCCGCCTCGACGAACTCGCCGAGGAGCTGGGCGTGCCGCGCAGCAGCATGTACCAGCTGCTCCGGACCCTCATCGACTGCGGCTGGGTGCGCACCGACACGACGGGGTCCCTCTACGGCATCGGCATCCGCGCCCTGCACACGGGGACGAGCTACCTGGACAGCGACCCGCATGTGCGCGCGGCCCGCCCCTATCTCGACGAGGCGTCGGACGCGCTCGGCGAGACGATCCACCTGGCCCGGCTGGACGGATCCAACGTCGTCTATCTCGCGACGCGGGAGTCCCACGAGTACCGGCGCACCCTCACCCGGGTCGGCCGCAGGATCCCGGCCCATGCCGGAGCGCTCGGCAAGGCTCTGCTCGCCGAGCGCCCGGATGATGAACTACCCCTCCCCGAGGGGCCTCTGACGCCCCGTACGGAGCACACGCACACCGACCGCGCCACCCTGCTCGCGGACCTCGCCGGGGTGCGCGCGCGCGGATACTCCGTCGAGCGCGAGGAGACGGTGACGGGCATCGCGGGCTTCGGCTTCGCCCTGCGGTACGACTCACCGGCCGTCGACGCCATCAGCTGCTCGGTCCCGCTGGCGAGGCTCGGCGAGGAGCACGAGGCCCGGGTCGTGGCGGTCATGCGGGAGATCCGGACGAAGATCGAGAGTGTCCTGTCCCCCGCGTCGGGCGCTCCCGACTGGCGCTGA